Within Candidatus Methylomirabilis tolerans, the genomic segment GTTCAGCCGACGATGTACCGCGGCAAGCTCTGGACTATGCGGATGTTCGCCGGGTACGGCACCGCCGCCGAAACCAACCGACGATTCAAGTATCTGCTCGAACAGGGCCAGATGGGGCTGTCCACCGCGTTCGATCTGCCGACCTTGATGGGATACGATTCGGATCACCCTTCTTCGGCCGGAGAGGTGGGCAAGTGCGGCGTTGCCATCGATTCGCTCGCCGACATGGAGACACTGTTCGAGGCTATTCCACTCGGCGAGGTCACGACCTCCATGACGATCAGCTCTCCCGCCGCAGTCTTGTGGGCGATGTATATTGCCGTCTGCGAGAAGCAGGGCGTCCCGTATCATCAGAT encodes:
- a CDS encoding methylmalonyl-CoA mutase, producing MSEKKDLKRIEQEKARWETETLKPALAQTPERAERFTTASMTPVERLYTPADLPEFDYLRDLGFPGQYPYTRGVQPTMYRGKLWTMRMFAGYGTAAETNRRFKYLLEQGQMGLSTAFDLPTLMGYDSDHPSSAGEVGKCGVAIDSLADMETLFEAIPLGEVTTSMTISSPAAVLWAMYIAVCEKQGVPYHQIGGTLQNDILKEYIAQKEYIYPIEPSVRLVTDTILFGAQHLPR